In Quercus robur chromosome 10, dhQueRobu3.1, whole genome shotgun sequence, a genomic segment contains:
- the LOC126703170 gene encoding uncharacterized protein At5g50100, chloroplastic-like, with translation MALRGAVATACNVGGRHRNPSLLSIPHYLKLKFHYPPSHALHRFTAFPIYQPGGLKYPIRAISEAAVDPLTPKKEDEEQSPQNWTIKMLYDGDCPLCMREVNMLRERNKDYGTIKFVDISSDEYSPEDNQGLDYKTVMGRIHAILSDGTVVTDVEAFRRLYEQVGLGWVYAITKYEPIATITDAVYGVWAKYRLQITGRPPLEDILELRKKNKDEVCNDRNSCKK, from the exons ATGGCATTGAGAGGAGCTGTTGCCACAGCTTGTAACGTTGGAGGAAGACACAGAAACCCGTCTCTCCTATCAATTCCTCACTATCTTAAACTCAAATTCCATTACCCTCCTTCACATGCTCTCCATAGATTCACAGCTTTTCCTATATACCAACCCGGTG GACTTAAATATCCAATCCGTGCAATAAGCGAGGCTGCTGTGGATCCCTTAACACCcaagaaagaagatgaagaacaaTCACCTCAGAATTGGACAATTAAAATGTTATATGATGGGGACTGCCCGCTTTGCATGCGTGAG GTCAACATGCTCAGGGAGAGGAATAAGGACTATGGTACGATCAAATTTGTTGATATAAGTTCTGATGAATACTCTCCAGAGGATAATCAAGGCCTAGACTACAAAACT gtaATGGGAAGGATTCATGCCATCCTCTCTGATGGAACTGTAGTTACTGATGTTGAA GCATTTAGAAGACTATATGAACAAGTTGGTCTTGGTTGGGTTTATGCCATTACCAAATATGAACCT ATTGCAACAATAACTGATGCCGTATATGGTGTTTGGGCTAAATATCGTCTTCAAATCACAG GCCGGCCACCTTTAGAAGACATTTTGGAATTACGAAAGAAGAACAAG GATGAAGTATGTAATGACAGAAATTCATGTAAGAAGTGA